Proteins found in one Coleofasciculaceae cyanobacterium genomic segment:
- a CDS encoding mechanosensitive ion channel family protein: MNEIINTISKVLLELLAQSIKALPSLLSALVVLFLTRYAAQIVLKIADETGRRAIKSNSLKLLLTKVCRIGVWTIGILFACVLAFPGFELGDIIATLGVGSVAIGFAFQDIFKNFLAGIILLVEEPFRIGDEVVIGDYEGKVENISIRTTKIRTYKGERVLLPNSTVFTDAVKVVTAYDYRRTDLGVGVDYNTSLPQAKKLLAQTIASVSGVMTEPVPEIDVVNFGESSIDFVVRYWSDSSQKQIRNVQTKAIIAIKKALDGANISIPYPIRTLYYYEREK, from the coding sequence ATGAATGAAATTATTAACACTATCAGCAAAGTACTGCTAGAATTACTTGCTCAATCAATAAAAGCACTTCCTAGTTTGCTGTCTGCTTTAGTAGTGCTGTTTTTAACTAGGTATGCAGCACAAATAGTGCTGAAAATTGCTGATGAAACAGGAAGGCGTGCTATTAAGAGCAATTCCCTAAAGCTCCTACTAACAAAAGTTTGTCGAATTGGTGTCTGGACAATAGGAATTTTGTTCGCTTGCGTTTTGGCGTTCCCGGGATTTGAACTGGGAGATATTATTGCTACTCTCGGTGTCGGTTCTGTAGCAATTGGTTTTGCGTTCCAAGATATATTTAAAAACTTTTTAGCAGGAATTATTTTGTTAGTCGAAGAGCCATTTCGGATTGGCGATGAAGTGGTAATTGGTGACTATGAGGGTAAGGTTGAAAATATTAGCATTCGTACCACTAAAATTCGTACCTATAAAGGAGAGAGAGTATTGTTACCTAACTCTACTGTCTTTACCGATGCCGTAAAGGTAGTCACCGCTTATGACTATCGGCGGACGGATTTGGGTGTAGGTGTAGATTACAATACTTCTTTGCCACAAGCTAAGAAACTTTTAGCACAAACTATTGCCAGTGTTTCTGGAGTAATGACCGAACCAGTTCCAGAAATTGACGTAGTGAACTTTGGCGAGAGTTCAATCGATTTTGTGGTTCGCTATTGGAGTGATTCATCGCAAAAACAGATACGTAATGTGCAAACTAAAGCCATTATTGCGATTAAAAAAGCTTTGGATGGTGCAAATATCAGCATCCCTTACCCCATTCGGACTCTCTACTACTATGAGCGAGAAAAATAG
- a CDS encoding pitrilysin family protein produces the protein MSRKIFSWLSLVLFTVLLSFTVRLTAAADTPKHYTELDFEPLPEIQLPEYERYELENGMVVYLLEDRDLPLISGTAIIRTGSRYEPANKVGLAELTGRLMRSGGTENHPADELNSILEQKAASVETSIDNTSGNASFDTLSEDLNTVFPLFTEVLRQPAFAPEKLAIALKQQQGAIARRNDDPNDIANREFNKVIYGETSPYARTIEYNTLDNISRQDVTDFYQTYVRPENIILGIVGDFETDAMIERVQDAFGDWQADTSLPALETPAASQKYEQGIFAIDRPQLTQSNILLGHIGGQFDSPDYPTLSVLNGVLNGFGGRLFNEVRSRQGLAYSVYGSWSPSYDFDGMFIAGGQTQTNNTVPFIRSTINEIKKLRTKLVSKQELDNAKESILNSFVFNFQDPSQTLSRLMRYEYFDYPEDFIFEYQEQVQNTTREDILDVAQEYLQPDRLVTLVVGNVQTMNPPLNSLKQEINLVDVSLTEPGRG, from the coding sequence ATGAGTAGAAAAATATTTTCTTGGTTAAGTTTGGTCTTATTTACAGTTTTATTATCATTTACGGTTCGGCTAACTGCGGCAGCTGATACTCCTAAACACTATACAGAATTGGACTTTGAGCCTCTGCCAGAAATTCAGCTACCTGAATATGAAAGGTATGAACTAGAGAATGGCATGGTAGTATACCTTCTAGAAGATCGAGATTTACCACTGATTAGCGGTACGGCGATAATTCGGACTGGTTCGCGTTATGAACCTGCTAACAAAGTTGGTTTGGCTGAGTTAACAGGAAGACTGATGCGTAGTGGCGGAACCGAAAATCACCCCGCAGACGAGTTGAATTCAATCTTGGAACAAAAAGCGGCCAGTGTAGAAACCAGTATTGATAATACTTCTGGCAATGCTAGCTTTGATACTCTTAGCGAAGACTTAAATACGGTATTTCCTCTATTTACGGAAGTACTTCGTCAGCCAGCTTTTGCTCCTGAAAAATTGGCGATCGCGCTTAAGCAGCAACAGGGAGCAATTGCTCGTCGTAATGACGATCCCAATGATATTGCCAATCGTGAATTTAATAAGGTTATTTACGGTGAAACTAGTCCTTATGCTCGGACGATTGAATATAACACCTTAGATAACATTTCGCGTCAAGATGTTACCGACTTTTATCAAACCTATGTTCGTCCTGAAAACATAATTCTGGGTATAGTTGGTGATTTTGAGACTGATGCCATGATCGAGCGGGTACAGGATGCCTTTGGCGATTGGCAAGCAGATACTTCCCTACCGGCTTTAGAAACACCAGCAGCGAGTCAAAAATACGAGCAAGGAATCTTTGCCATCGATCGTCCCCAGCTGACTCAGAGCAATATTCTCTTGGGTCACATTGGCGGTCAGTTTGATAGTCCCGATTACCCAACCCTTAGTGTTCTTAACGGCGTTTTAAACGGTTTTGGCGGACGTTTGTTTAACGAAGTGCGATCGCGTCAGGGTCTAGCCTATAGCGTATATGGCTCTTGGAGTCCTAGCTATGACTTTGATGGAATGTTTATCGCGGGGGGACAAACTCAAACTAATAATACCGTTCCTTTTATTAGATCGACTATTAATGAGATTAAAAAACTGCGCACCAAACTTGTGTCTAAGCAAGAGCTAGACAATGCCAAAGAATCAATTCTCAACTCATTTGTCTTTAATTTTCAAGACCCCAGTCAAACCCTATCTCGACTAATGCGTTATGAATACTTTGACTATCCTGAAGATTTTATCTTTGAATATCAAGAGCAAGTCCAAAATACAACCAGAGAAGATATTTTAGATGTTGCACAAGAATATCTTCAGCCAGATCGGTTGGTTACCCTGGTTGTGGGTAACGTTCAGACCATGAATCCTCCTCTAAACAGTCTGAAGCAAGAAATTAATCTGGTTGATGTTTCTCTGACTGAACCAGGAAGAGGCTAA
- a CDS encoding bestrophin family ion channel produces the protein MSTERKLSWLEITFQLEGSVIKTILPRILMFTIFAASICLLPYWKEQPFILHIGELTNNVVYNLVLGLLLVFRTNTSYERFWDGRKSLGMLVVNIRNLARFIRLSVPEKDEEDRAKKAAILKLLAAFAVATKLQLRNEPVNEELKALLSKKQAVEINNAKRLSLQIALWIGEYLQQQLKLGTIDSSQIVEMNSMLNNMVEGLSSCERISQTPLPIAYRIYLKRLILIYCLGLPFNLIQKMGWWAIPVVAIVSFILLGLEEVGKELENPFLYGVNDLPVNDLCNKIINDVESIAIFLLPRV, from the coding sequence ATGTCTACAGAACGAAAGTTAAGCTGGTTGGAAATCACATTTCAATTAGAAGGTTCGGTAATTAAAACTATTTTGCCGCGAATTTTGATGTTCACTATTTTTGCTGCTTCTATATGTTTGTTGCCCTACTGGAAAGAACAACCATTTATTTTACATATTGGGGAGCTAACTAATAATGTTGTTTACAATTTAGTTTTAGGTTTACTATTAGTGTTTCGTACTAACACTTCTTACGAACGATTTTGGGATGGTCGAAAATCTTTAGGAATGCTGGTGGTTAATATTCGCAATTTAGCTCGTTTTATCCGTTTGAGTGTACCTGAAAAAGACGAAGAAGATCGAGCAAAAAAAGCTGCGATTTTAAAACTTTTAGCTGCTTTTGCGGTTGCTACTAAATTACAGTTAAGAAATGAGCCAGTTAATGAAGAACTTAAAGCCTTACTAAGTAAAAAACAAGCTGTAGAAATAAATAATGCTAAACGCTTATCGTTACAAATTGCTTTATGGATCGGCGAATATTTGCAACAACAGCTTAAATTGGGGACAATTGATAGCTCTCAAATAGTTGAGATGAATAGTATGCTCAACAATATGGTAGAAGGACTTAGTAGTTGTGAGCGTATTTCCCAAACACCACTACCAATTGCCTACCGTATTTATCTAAAACGATTAATTTTAATTTACTGTCTGGGTCTACCATTTAACTTGATTCAAAAAATGGGATGGTGGGCAATACCAGTAGTTGCTATTGTTAGCTTTATTTTGTTAGGGCTAGAAGAAGTAGGCAAAGAGCTAGAAAACCCTTTTCTTTACGGTGTTAACGATCTACCAGTAAATGACCTTTGTAACAAGATTATTAACGATGTGGAGAGTATTGCTATATTTCTCTTGCCAAGAGTTTGA
- the dndD gene encoding DNA sulfur modification protein DndD — protein sequence MIFTELVIENFGAYAGKHTINLRPENNGIIQPIILLGGMNGGGKTTLMDAIRLALYGQRAKCSTRGNLGYADFLSQSVNSQATSADLTQIQLSFEYIFEGHWQQFKIIRAWQKPPKDGKDSLSIERENQFDRNLEENWDEYIENILPLGISSLFLFDGEQVKELAELDTPPPAVVEAINNLLGLELAEKLAIDLTVLVNRKRKAIASKTQLLTIEEIENKLAAKKAEKAKVNQEIAELQQKLKQANQECDRARQKFNQEGGKIASKREEIETKLKELNIQLEAKRQELIILASESLPLQLITPLLSAAATQSRQEIKIQQFKQAQGVLQARDKKLLDYLNSICLSAESISKVNFFIEQENQAIADSIENEPNSFLHLTESQLQQLISISQVRLPFQVKQVQNIIEWIDRLETEINNTESQLALAASPEDYQQLVLAVEDTQQEVSNCKALYKIKQEKAESLAKEIERIQQELNRKLKNFSEDAIVNINDEHIIKSVDRVQKTLKLFKEKLTLKKLNKLETEVKDCFLYLLHKSNLINRITIDSDRFKLALYDTDGQPFPKQRLSAGEKQLLAIAFLWGLARVSGRNLPIAIDTPLGRLDSSHRNNLVERYFPTASHQVILLSTDTEIGEKEITLLREQEAISAEYLLKYNANSRQTTIEKGYFW from the coding sequence ATGATTTTTACCGAGTTAGTTATCGAGAACTTTGGTGCGTATGCAGGCAAACATACGATTAATTTACGCCCCGAAAATAATGGTATCATTCAACCAATTATCTTGTTGGGAGGGATGAATGGTGGTGGAAAAACTACTTTGATGGATGCAATTCGTTTGGCTTTATATGGACAACGGGCTAAATGTTCGACGCGGGGTAATTTAGGGTATGCTGATTTCTTATCTCAGTCGGTAAACAGTCAAGCAACTTCGGCAGATCTGACACAAATACAGTTATCTTTTGAGTATATTTTTGAAGGTCATTGGCAACAGTTTAAAATTATTCGTGCGTGGCAAAAACCACCTAAAGACGGCAAGGATAGTCTTAGTATTGAAAGAGAAAACCAATTTGATCGCAATTTGGAAGAAAATTGGGATGAGTATATTGAAAATATTCTACCATTAGGTATTTCTAGTCTATTTTTATTTGATGGTGAACAGGTCAAAGAGTTAGCTGAATTGGATACACCTCCTCCTGCTGTCGTGGAAGCAATTAATAATTTATTAGGCTTAGAATTAGCCGAAAAGCTAGCTATAGATTTGACAGTATTAGTAAATCGCAAGCGAAAAGCGATCGCTAGTAAAACTCAGTTATTAACCATAGAAGAAATCGAAAATAAGTTGGCAGCTAAAAAAGCTGAAAAAGCCAAGGTTAATCAGGAAATAGCCGAACTACAGCAGAAGTTAAAGCAAGCTAATCAAGAATGCGATCGCGCCCGTCAAAAGTTTAATCAAGAAGGTGGTAAAATTGCTAGCAAAAGGGAAGAAATTGAAACCAAACTTAAAGAGCTAAATATTCAACTAGAAGCGAAAAGACAAGAGTTAATTATTTTAGCTAGTGAGAGTTTACCGTTACAGTTAATTACCCCTTTATTATCCGCAGCAGCTACTCAGTCTAGGCAAGAAATTAAAATTCAACAGTTTAAACAAGCTCAAGGGGTTTTGCAAGCTAGAGATAAGAAATTATTAGATTATTTAAATAGCATCTGTTTATCAGCCGAATCAATTAGTAAAGTTAATTTTTTTATTGAGCAAGAAAATCAAGCGATCGCCGATTCAATTGAAAACGAACCAAATAGTTTTCTGCATTTAACTGAATCTCAATTACAGCAGTTAATTAGTATTTCTCAAGTTCGTTTACCTTTTCAAGTTAAGCAAGTTCAAAATATTATTGAATGGATCGATCGGCTAGAAACAGAAATAAATAATACTGAATCTCAGTTAGCGCTCGCAGCATCCCCTGAAGATTATCAGCAACTAGTCTTAGCAGTTGAGGATACACAACAAGAAGTAAGTAACTGCAAGGCCTTATATAAAATTAAACAGGAAAAAGCTGAAAGTTTAGCCAAGGAAATTGAACGTATCCAACAAGAATTAAACCGTAAGCTAAAAAACTTTAGCGAGGATGCGATTGTCAATATTAATGATGAACATATTATTAAATCGGTCGATCGGGTACAAAAAACTCTCAAGCTTTTTAAAGAAAAACTTACTCTTAAAAAACTTAATAAGTTAGAAACAGAAGTCAAAGATTGCTTTTTATATCTTTTACATAAATCTAATTTAATTAACCGCATCACTATTGATAGCGATCGCTTTAAACTGGCTTTGTACGACACTGATGGTCAACCTTTCCCGAAACAGCGTTTATCCGCAGGGGAAAAACAACTACTGGCGATCGCTTTTTTATGGGGGCTTGCTAGAGTATCTGGTCGTAACTTACCGATCGCGATCGATACCCCTTTAGGTAGGCTAGATTCTTCCCACCGTAATAATTTAGTTGAGCGATATTTCCCCACCGCATCTCATCAGGTAATATTGCTTTCTACTGATACGGAAATAGGCGAAAAAGAAATAACCCTGTTAAGAGAGCAAGAAGCAATTTCCGCCGAATACTTGCTTAAATATAATGCCAATAGCCGTCAAACCACGATAGAAAAAGGCTATTTTTGGTAA